The stretch of DNA GGTGTGGGCGCGCAGAGTGTCGAGCAGGCGATTGAGGCGAAAAGGAGAGAGCGCTGCGGCGCCAGGGAGTGTCAGCATGCCGAAGAGCTAAAGTGTACAGCAGCGCTACGTTTCAGACGAATCGTCGAGTTCCTGGCGCTTGCGCCGCGGCCGGATGTCGTACCGCTTGATCATCTCGTTCAGGGTCGTCGGCTTGATGTCCAGCAATTCGGCCGCCCGCTTCTGCACACCGCCCGCCGCCTCGAGCGCGGACTCAATCCAGCGGCGCTCGGCGTTCGCCAGTACTTCCTTGAGCGGAATGCCTTCGGGCGGAACAACGAAGTCCGCATCCTTGAACTCGCGGTTGAACCGCACCTGATCGGGAATCAGGTCCACGCCAATTTCCCGCTCGGGACACAACACGACGGCGCGTTCGATCACGTTCTCCAGTTCGCGCACGTTGCCCGGCCAGTCATAGGCCATGAGCAGGTCCAGCGCCTCCGGCGTGACGAACCAGCCCGACTTGCGGCTGTCCTCACCGTGTTTCTCGAGGAAGTGCTGCACGAGCAGCGGAATATCCTCCTTGTGGTCGCGCAGCGCGGGCATCTGAACGGGGATGACGTTGAGCCGGTAGAACAGGTCTTCGCGGAACCGGCCTTCAGCCACGCTCTTTCGCAGGTCCACATTCGTCGCCGCGATGATGCGGACGTCCACCTTGATGGTGTCCAGGCCGCCGAGGCGCATGAATTCTCGAGCCTGGATGACCCGCAGCAGTTTGGCCTGCGTCTCAAGCGGCACGTTGCCGATCTCGTCGAAAAAGATTGTCCCCCGGTCGGCCATCTCGAACAGGCCCTTCTTCATGGCCACCGCGCCGGTGAACGCGCCCTTGACGTGGCCAAACAACAGCGACTCGAGCAGGTCAGGCGGCAGGTTGCCGGAATTGACGGTCACGAAGGCTTTGTCCGCACGCGCGGAGTGGCGATGGCACGCCTGCGCCACCAGTTCCTTCCCCGTGCCGCTTTCTCCCTGGATCAGCACCGTCGTGCGGCTTGGCGCGGCGCGGGCCACCAGATCGTAAATGGCACGCATCTTCGGGCTGCCGCCGATGATCTGGTCGAAGCGGTGGCTTCCCAGCTTCAACCGGTTCCGCAATTCCAGGTTCTCGCGCTGCAGGCGCCGGCGCTCCACGGCGTTGTGCAGCACCACCAGCACTTCGTCGTTTTTGAACGGCTTGGTGAAATAGTGAAATGCGCCCTGCTTGGTGGCACGCACGGCCGTGTCGATCGTGCCGAACGCGGTAATCATGACCACGGGCAGTGTGTCGTCGCTCCGGCGAATTTCGTCGAGCACTTCAAGGCCGCTGCGATCGGGCAGCATCAGATCCAGGAGCACGGTATCGAAGTCGTTGTCGGCCAGCAGCGCAAGTCCGTCAGCCGCGGTGGCCGCCGTGCGCACCGCACATCCGTCCATCGTGAGCAACGCATGAAGCGCCTCCCGGATGATTTCCTCGTCGTCAATAACCAGAACGTTCGCGGGCGAATCAGTCATCAGTGAGCCAGGGCCTCTTTTGCACCGGCGGGCGTCGCCGGCAGGGTCAACACAAACCGCGTCCCCTGCCCCACCACACTCTCACAGGTGAGCGTGCCGGCGTGTTCCTGGACGATGCCGTAGGTGACGGAGAGGCCAAGGCCTGTGCCGCGGCCGTCGGCCTTGGTGGTGAAAAACGGATCGTAGATACGCGAGATGTGCTCGGACGGGATGCCCGAACCGGTGTCCGCCACTTCCACGGTGACCGTGTCGCCGGAGGCGGCAGTGGACACCGACAGCCATCCACCCTTCGGCATGGCATCACGCGCGTTGAGAAACAGATTCAGGAACACCTGCTGCAATTGGTACTCGAAACCCCGAATCGGCGCCGCCGGAGCCA from Acidobacteriota bacterium encodes:
- a CDS encoding sigma-54-dependent Fis family transcriptional regulator, producing MTDSPANVLVIDDEEIIREALHALLTMDGCAVRTAATAADGLALLADNDFDTVLLDLMLPDRSGLEVLDEIRRSDDTLPVVMITAFGTIDTAVRATKQGAFHYFTKPFKNDEVLVVLHNAVERRRLQRENLELRNRLKLGSHRFDQIIGGSPKMRAIYDLVARAAPSRTTVLIQGESGTGKELVAQACHRHSARADKAFVTVNSGNLPPDLLESLLFGHVKGAFTGAVAMKKGLFEMADRGTIFFDEIGNVPLETQAKLLRVIQAREFMRLGGLDTIKVDVRIIAATNVDLRKSVAEGRFREDLFYRLNVIPVQMPALRDHKEDIPLLVQHFLEKHGEDSRKSGWFVTPEALDLLMAYDWPGNVRELENVIERAVVLCPEREIGVDLIPDQVRFNREFKDADFVVPPEGIPLKEVLANAERRWIESALEAAGGVQKRAAELLDIKPTTLNEMIKRYDIRPRRKRQELDDSSET